Below is a genomic region from Amphiura filiformis chromosome 19, Afil_fr2py, whole genome shotgun sequence.
gttgacgtcaGACTGTTTTTCGGACACTTTGTCCCCATTGCTCTAGGCCATACTTTAGACCTATTTCCAATTATTACCATTTGTAATATTTCCTTTTAAGTTCTGCGTTTTAATGCTGCCAGTCAGATGAAACCGCTGGTGTAGTTGGAATTGTTCACAACGAACAAATTACTGTTGAAATCTGCATTGTTCAAAgatcattttttataattttttaacaataTGAACAATGTCCAAGTACATATCAAATTTAGCTTATTGAATCTGATGAAATTTGACACCGTACGTATGTCCTGCCTATTGGAGTGTCTATATACTGTCCATTTTCTGCTTACCAACATTTTATTGCTGGCTGGTCATTCAAAATATGCCGTTAGTTACTCTAATTCAATACATGCTTACTCCTTTAATAGTTATACCACAGTTATGTTTTCAGCTTGTGGCCCCTTTTGTCCCTGGCTAACTACAAATGAAACCTTTTGTCCTTCCACAAGCGTTCTAAAACCACTGCCGTTGATCGCACTAAAATGAGCGAAGACATCTGGACCATTCTCTTGTTCAATGAAGCCAAAGCCCTTTGATTCATTAAACCATTTCACTGTACCATAGGACAGTTGTCTGCGACTATCAGCTCTGTGAAAGAAACGGAGACAAATACTAGTAAGCTAGAGTTACAAAAATATATCCATTCctatcgttaaatgtcatttaaacattaaaaatgtaaaatatacaaGAAAAATGTGACACTATGCAGCTATTGGACGTaatacttttgaaaaaaaaactctaCATAGTAAACTTTGTGAAACGTGTTCTAACTAAATTAGGGTCTTGTAACCTCATTATGTTGTGCCtactaagaaaaaaaaattggcctgAAAACCTGCACGAAAGCATGTCCTTTTTAAGGACTATTCTTATTGAATAATAAATCATAAATAAACTCAGAAACATGAAAAAACAACTATACTGCTTATTATCCACTGTTTATTGCAaacatatatttatatatttagccTTTCAATTGTGGGATgtgcctataggaataaagaccaaacaaacatattcttgtttatgtcGTAATATCGTAGTCTTTAAACCCCTGatcttcagctgtgtaacttacaaaagttcccgctaaaaagtggttctaataattttagaaaatacattaaaaatcgcattggacttttcgtactgatcgtactatgaatgaccaccagcctataatgttctgatcacactatagactgagattacatgtgacgtcattgccaggcaatttagataatattttatcatctaaGCTGTTGGCATAGGAAATTTCATGGAGGTGGCGCCTACGTGCTATATAtattggtctggggcggacattttataaatgaatttagaagagcagcaacgacaccacatGAATTACATTTCAGATGTTAAGTcgacatcatatgcaaaatttgaggaaaaatgaacatacaagtcagttttattttaggggcattataactggtctttacatgtagccctatggagagagtgcccgctgagggcgctataacccccattttaggaacaaaaatgtgattttaaacaaTCTGacccgtgcgaattttctaaaattttcagagtatgtagtatgaacatgtagaaatataatcaagtagttgctctacctgctcttctccgaaaaaataaaaagccctatacctcaatgataatgaaatctAGAAGGCCGGGTCTGCAAATTTTCAGTACATGATGCTGGTagagatatagcttcatgttcagtgtaatcaattaaaatactatagctggatatcaaaaaatcgtgaGACATTCCTTCTTGTTATTGACGACAAGTATTACTAgtaattttgataatattatgacaaaatccattcctttctcaattgattaggctccgggattaggctttctttatgaaaaataaatcatagggcctagaggccatgatataggcctaacttaAACCCATATTCGATATGCGGAAACCTTCAATGTCCGGGCGGCGCTTGTCCTCGcattaaacaggcaaagttcgctaaattgccgcctgcttcaattgccaacatttatccggggggggggggggactctgaggtttcatagtcatctataattacctataccatttttcaccccgatgtggcagtgacgtcaacgcgttgaagcagctgtttcgctcgcgtaTCTACGTGACG
It encodes:
- the LOC140141212 gene encoding major cold shock protein-like; amino-acid sequence: MISALTKVLLLVTIVATAFNGAESAPTDLRELLELADLLQDVERAENEIADSRRQLSYGTVKWFNESKGFGFIEQENGPDVFAHFSAINGSGFRTLVEGQKVSFVVSQGQKGPQAENITVV